A window from Mycolicibacterium tokaiense encodes these proteins:
- the nrdI gene encoding class Ib ribonucleoside-diphosphate reductase assembly flavoprotein NrdI, translating to MVDHHVEPHLVYFSSVSENTHRFVQKLELPAIRIPLRERIQVEHPYVLVLPTYGGGHANGPDPDAGGYVPKQVIAFLNNEHNRALIRGVIAAGNTNFGAEFGYAGTVVSRKCSVPYLYRFELMGTTDDVFAVRDGLENFWKEQTCLQP from the coding sequence ATGGTCGACCACCACGTCGAGCCCCATCTCGTCTACTTCTCCAGCGTGTCGGAGAACACCCACCGTTTCGTCCAGAAGCTCGAACTGCCCGCCATCCGGATCCCACTGCGCGAGCGCATCCAGGTGGAGCATCCCTACGTGCTGGTGCTGCCCACCTACGGGGGCGGGCATGCCAACGGCCCCGATCCCGACGCCGGGGGATACGTCCCCAAGCAGGTGATCGCTTTCCTGAACAACGAGCACAACCGCGCGCTGATCCGGGGCGTCATCGCCGCGGGCAACACCAACTTCGGCGCCGAGTTCGGTTACGCGGGCACTGTGGTCTCGCGTAAGTGTTCCGTGCCGTACCTCTATCGCTTTGAACTCATGGGCACCACGGATGACGTTTTCGCCGTCCGGGATGGCCTGGAAAACTTCTGGAAGGAACAGACGTGTCTGCAGCCGTGA
- the nrdH gene encoding glutaredoxin-like protein NrdH, whose protein sequence is MSVTVYTKPACVQCNATYKALDKQGVEYTIVDISVDSDARDYVMALGYLQAPVVVAGNEHWSGFRPDRIKALTGATAATA, encoded by the coding sequence ATGAGCGTCACCGTGTACACCAAGCCGGCGTGTGTTCAGTGCAATGCCACCTACAAGGCGCTGGACAAGCAGGGCGTGGAATACACCATCGTCGACATCTCGGTGGACTCCGACGCGCGTGACTACGTGATGGCGCTGGGCTACCTGCAGGCTCCGGTAGTCGTCGCCGGAAACGAGCACTGGTCGGGCTTCCGGCCGGACCGCATCAAGGCGCTCACCGGAGCGACGGCCGCTACCGCCTGA
- a CDS encoding TetR/AcrR family transcriptional regulator, whose translation MSVPQQSDQGESVPRRRGDRQRQAIVNAVRELLEETQFADLSVSTISDRAGVARSGFYFYFDTKYAVLAQILAEATQELEELTHFFAPRGAAETPAAYAKRMVGSAVVVFAHNDPVMAACNLARNADAEIRKILDAQIDTIINQIVANISAEVAAGTANPISDDVPMLVRTLGATTAWMLSGDSTFLGPDGDLQQGVAVLEQLWLHSFWSGEPR comes from the coding sequence GTGAGTGTTCCTCAGCAGTCCGATCAGGGCGAATCGGTACCACGCAGGCGCGGCGATCGGCAGCGCCAGGCCATCGTCAACGCCGTGCGGGAGCTGCTCGAGGAGACCCAGTTCGCCGATCTGTCGGTGAGCACCATCAGCGACCGAGCCGGGGTGGCCCGGTCCGGCTTCTACTTCTACTTCGATACCAAGTACGCGGTGCTGGCCCAGATCCTCGCCGAGGCCACCCAGGAGCTGGAAGAGCTGACCCACTTCTTTGCTCCGCGGGGCGCAGCGGAGACGCCTGCGGCTTACGCCAAGCGGATGGTCGGCAGTGCCGTGGTGGTCTTCGCCCACAACGACCCGGTGATGGCGGCGTGCAACCTGGCCCGCAATGCCGATGCCGAGATCCGCAAGATCCTGGATGCGCAGATCGACACCATCATCAACCAGATCGTCGCCAACATCTCGGCCGAAGTCGCCGCCGGCACCGCCAATCCGATCAGCGACGACGTCCCGATGCTGGTGCGCACGCTGGGCGCGACCACGGCGTGGATGCTCTCGGGCGACTCGACGTTCCTCGGGCCCGACGGCGACCTGCAGCAGGGTGTGGCAGTGCTCGAGCAGCTGTGGCTGCACAGCTTCTGGAGCGGCGAGCCTCGGTAG
- a CDS encoding TetR/AcrR family transcriptional regulator codes for MSTVEFPGSLPVTNTPQERGDAARNRLLLLDAARRLIAERGADAVTMDDIAAAAGVGKGTVFRRFGSRAGLMMVLLDEDEKAAQEAFLFGPPPLGPGAAPLERLLAYGRARLEFVHTHHGLLSDAARDPQTRFNAPFTLQRTHIRMLLGAAGTTGDLDAQADALLALMDADYVHHQLVDHAKTLQMLGDAWEDVARKLCGH; via the coding sequence ATGAGCACTGTGGAGTTCCCCGGCTCGCTGCCGGTGACGAACACCCCGCAGGAACGCGGCGACGCAGCTCGCAATCGCCTGCTACTGCTCGATGCCGCTCGCCGACTCATCGCCGAACGGGGCGCCGACGCCGTCACGATGGACGACATCGCCGCGGCGGCCGGGGTCGGAAAGGGCACGGTGTTCCGGCGCTTCGGCAGCCGGGCCGGACTGATGATGGTGCTGCTCGACGAAGACGAAAAGGCGGCTCAAGAGGCATTCCTCTTCGGCCCCCCGCCGCTGGGTCCAGGCGCCGCGCCGCTGGAGCGCCTCCTGGCCTACGGCCGCGCCCGCCTGGAGTTCGTCCACACCCACCACGGACTGCTGTCCGATGCCGCGCGCGATCCGCAGACCCGCTTCAACGCGCCGTTCACCCTGCAGCGCACGCACATCCGGATGCTGCTCGGCGCCGCGGGCACCACAGGTGACCTCGACGCTCAGGCGGATGCATTGCTGGCGCTGATGGACGCGGATTACGTCCACCACCAACTGGTCGACCACGCCAAGACCCTCCAGATGCTCGGCGACGCCTGGGAGGACGTGGCCCGCAAGCTCTGCGGACACTGA
- a CDS encoding SDR family NAD(P)-dependent oxidoreductase, whose protein sequence is MTVSTPRKTAIVTGASRGAGRGIAAALGAAGWQVYVTGRSDAGSGRRTTIEAAAQEVSDAGGLGVPVRVDHGDDAAVAALFGQVAAEAGRLDLLVNNAAALHPRLTDPEPFWEKPIDVADVLNVGLRSAYVASWHAAPMMVAQGSGLIVFTSSPGSVCYMHGPAYGAQKAGVDKLAADMAVDFRGTGVAVLSIWMGILLTEKMRRAFDGNPDGLTEFAQHAETPEFTGRLIDALHRDPELAELSGQTVIGAELAQRYGITDEGGRRPRSHRDMLGSPRVPHPAVMR, encoded by the coding sequence CTGACGGTGTCCACGCCGAGGAAGACGGCGATCGTCACCGGGGCCAGCCGCGGCGCCGGGCGCGGCATCGCCGCAGCGCTGGGGGCCGCCGGCTGGCAGGTCTACGTCACCGGTCGCAGCGACGCCGGTTCCGGGCGGCGCACCACCATCGAGGCTGCCGCGCAAGAGGTTTCGGACGCCGGCGGTCTCGGGGTGCCGGTGCGGGTGGATCATGGCGACGACGCCGCGGTGGCTGCGTTGTTCGGGCAGGTGGCTGCCGAGGCGGGGCGGTTGGACCTGCTGGTGAACAACGCCGCCGCACTGCATCCCCGGCTCACCGATCCGGAGCCCTTCTGGGAGAAGCCGATCGACGTGGCCGACGTTCTAAATGTGGGTCTGCGGTCGGCCTATGTCGCGTCCTGGCACGCGGCGCCGATGATGGTGGCGCAGGGCAGCGGGCTGATCGTGTTCACCTCGTCGCCGGGTTCGGTGTGCTACATGCACGGCCCCGCCTACGGCGCGCAGAAGGCGGGAGTGGACAAACTGGCGGCGGACATGGCCGTGGACTTCCGCGGCACCGGCGTCGCGGTGCTCTCCATCTGGATGGGCATCCTGCTGACCGAGAAGATGCGCCGGGCCTTCGACGGAAACCCGGACGGCCTCACCGAATTCGCCCAGCACGCCGAGACGCCGGAATTCACCGGGCGCCTGATCGACGCCCTGCACCGTGATCCCGAACTCGCCGAGTTGAGCGGACAGACCGTCATCGGAGCAGAGCTGGCACAGCGATACGGCATCACCGACGAAGGCGGTCGCCGCCCGCGCTCCCACCGCGACATGCTGGGCTCACCGCGGGTGCCGCACCCCGCTGTAATGCGCTGA
- a CDS encoding homocitrate synthase — protein sequence MSTPTLTSIATTLTPLPRGLRERAQDMSWPDFLAAYGPTSGPLELIGWQGAHPLRRSGPQVRRFCATVRYGDTMGLWSATAAAPIAALTDMLYQHQLGMEMLNFHQVQMGRDTVTFIRGTDGTADAWAMAWAEDGTQSALRAVIACANRLAQ from the coding sequence ATGAGCACTCCCACACTGACAAGCATCGCCACCACCCTCACGCCGCTGCCGCGCGGTCTACGGGAGCGCGCCCAGGACATGTCCTGGCCCGACTTCCTGGCTGCCTACGGGCCCACCTCAGGGCCACTGGAGCTGATCGGCTGGCAGGGCGCCCATCCCTTGCGGCGCTCCGGGCCGCAGGTGCGCCGGTTCTGCGCCACCGTCCGCTACGGCGACACCATGGGACTGTGGTCGGCGACGGCCGCCGCGCCGATCGCGGCCCTCACCGACATGCTCTACCAGCACCAGCTGGGGATGGAGATGCTGAACTTCCACCAGGTGCAGATGGGGCGGGACACCGTTACCTTCATCCGCGGCACCGACGGCACTGCGGACGCGTGGGCGATGGCGTGGGCCGAGGACGGCACCCAGTCGGCGTTGCGGGCCGTGATCGCCTGCGCCAACCGGCTGGCTCAGTAG
- a CDS encoding NAD(P)H-dependent oxidoreductase, translated as MAETESTTVNVLVLVGSLRAESVNRQLAEVAIANAPAGVQLNLFDRLGELPFYNEDIDVDPVPEPVRAFRDAAAAADATLFITPEYNGTIPGVLKNAIDWVSRPYGQGALKDKPAAVIGSALGQYGGVWAHDETRKSIGIAGMTVVESIALSIPATNLDGKHPQESADVVAQLRDVVEKLVAEIS; from the coding sequence ATGGCTGAGACGGAGTCCACGACCGTGAATGTGCTGGTGCTGGTGGGAAGCCTGCGGGCGGAGTCGGTGAATCGTCAGTTGGCCGAGGTCGCCATCGCCAACGCGCCGGCCGGCGTGCAGTTGAACCTGTTCGACCGGCTGGGCGAGCTGCCCTTCTACAACGAGGACATCGACGTCGATCCGGTACCCGAGCCGGTACGGGCGTTCCGGGACGCGGCCGCGGCGGCCGACGCCACGCTGTTCATCACGCCCGAGTACAACGGCACCATCCCGGGTGTGCTCAAGAACGCCATCGACTGGGTGTCTCGGCCGTACGGCCAGGGCGCATTGAAGGACAAGCCGGCGGCGGTGATCGGCAGCGCGCTGGGTCAGTACGGCGGTGTGTGGGCACACGACGAGACCCGCAAGTCCATCGGGATTGCCGGGATGACGGTGGTGGAGTCGATCGCGCTCTCGATTCCCGCGACGAACCTCGACGGCAAACACCCTCAGGAGAGCGCCGACGTGGTGGCGCAACTGCGCGACGTCGTGGAGAAACTGGTCGCCGAGATCAGCTGA
- a CDS encoding phosphotransferase family protein translates to MTQTSSDTLTDREVDALDNWVRAQCIGSGVTGVEPLTGGTQNIVVRLTIDDRSLVLRRPPLHPRPNSNRTMQREIAVLSTLAGSDVPHPRLIRSCEDLDVLGVVFYLMEDVDGFNPGAEVAPAYSRDAGMRHRVGLNYAGALARLGRARWRDLPLQALKRPGSFLSRQVPGFLKLLDGYRALGGYSPESLPAVGELAQWLTDHRPPDGEPGIMHGDAHLNNVLLRREVPEVAAFVDWEMCTIGDPLLDLGWVLVCWPHDPDPINAGSELAALGGLPDRAELVEAYRGAGGREPAHLHWYIAMACFKLAIVIEGTYARYLAGMAHREAGERLHDNAANLIRLGGQVATGDHPFR, encoded by the coding sequence GTGACCCAGACGTCGAGTGACACTCTGACCGACCGCGAGGTCGACGCCCTGGACAACTGGGTCCGGGCGCAGTGCATCGGTTCCGGGGTCACCGGCGTCGAACCACTGACCGGCGGCACCCAGAACATCGTGGTGCGGTTGACAATCGATGACCGGAGCCTGGTGCTGCGCCGCCCGCCCCTGCACCCGCGCCCCAACAGCAACCGCACCATGCAACGCGAGATCGCCGTGCTGAGCACGTTGGCAGGCAGCGACGTACCGCACCCCAGGCTCATCCGCAGCTGCGAAGATCTCGACGTCCTCGGCGTGGTGTTCTACCTGATGGAAGATGTCGACGGGTTCAACCCCGGCGCCGAGGTGGCGCCCGCCTACAGCCGCGACGCCGGGATGCGCCACCGGGTGGGCCTGAACTACGCCGGTGCGCTGGCCCGGCTGGGCCGGGCCCGCTGGCGTGACCTGCCGCTGCAGGCACTGAAACGACCCGGTTCCTTTCTGAGCCGGCAGGTCCCCGGCTTCCTGAAGCTGCTGGACGGCTACCGCGCGCTCGGCGGCTACTCACCCGAATCACTGCCCGCGGTAGGCGAATTGGCGCAGTGGCTGACCGACCACCGACCCCCCGACGGCGAGCCGGGCATCATGCACGGCGACGCCCACCTCAACAACGTCCTGCTGCGACGGGAGGTTCCCGAGGTGGCGGCGTTCGTGGACTGGGAGATGTGCACCATCGGCGACCCGCTGCTCGACCTCGGGTGGGTCCTGGTCTGTTGGCCGCACGATCCCGATCCCATCAATGCCGGCTCGGAACTGGCAGCACTGGGGGGACTGCCCGATCGCGCCGAGCTCGTCGAGGCCTACCGCGGGGCGGGCGGCCGGGAACCGGCCCACCTGCACTGGTACATCGCGATGGCGTGTTTCAAACTCGCGATCGTCATCGAGGGCACCTATGCGCGCTACCTGGCCGGGATGGCGCACCGCGAAGCCGGGGAACGTTTGCACGACAACGCCGCCAACCTGATCCGGCTCGGCGGTCAGGTGGCCACCGGCGATCACCCGTTCCGCTGA
- a CDS encoding DNA polymerase IV produces the protein MTPRWVLHVDLDQFLASVELRRRPDLTGLPVIVGGNGDPAEPRKVVTCASYEAREFGVHAGMPLRAAARRCPDATFLPSDPDAYDAASEQVMALLRDLGHPVEVWGWDEAYLGADVDDPVPLAEQIRTVIAAETGLSCSVGISDNKQRAKVATGFAKPAGIFTLTDANWMPVMGDRPVDALWGVGPKTTKRLAGLGINTVSQLAVTDAAVLTDTFGPTTGLWILLLARGGGDDDVRAEPWVPRSRSHVVTFPADLTDVDDIAAAVAQLADATTDEVVAAGRVVTRVAVTVRTSTFHTRTKIRTLPAPSVDKHLIGQTAGTLLAQFPLDRPTRLVGVRLELQMPP, from the coding sequence ATGACCCCGCGTTGGGTGCTGCACGTCGACCTCGACCAGTTCCTGGCCTCGGTGGAGCTGCGCCGGCGTCCAGATCTGACGGGCCTGCCGGTGATCGTGGGCGGCAACGGCGATCCTGCGGAGCCGCGCAAGGTCGTCACCTGCGCCTCCTACGAGGCGCGCGAATTCGGCGTGCACGCGGGGATGCCCTTGCGCGCCGCAGCCCGGCGCTGCCCCGACGCCACTTTCCTGCCGTCGGATCCTGACGCCTACGACGCCGCGTCCGAGCAGGTGATGGCGCTGCTGCGCGACCTCGGGCACCCCGTGGAGGTCTGGGGGTGGGACGAGGCTTACCTGGGCGCCGACGTCGACGATCCCGTGCCGCTGGCCGAGCAGATCCGCACGGTGATCGCCGCCGAGACCGGGCTGTCGTGTTCGGTGGGCATCAGCGACAACAAGCAACGTGCGAAGGTGGCCACCGGTTTCGCCAAGCCGGCCGGGATCTTCACCCTGACGGACGCCAACTGGATGCCGGTGATGGGTGACCGTCCCGTCGACGCCCTCTGGGGTGTGGGTCCCAAGACCACGAAAAGACTGGCCGGCCTTGGCATCAACACGGTGTCGCAGCTCGCGGTCACAGACGCGGCTGTGCTGACCGACACCTTCGGCCCCACCACCGGACTGTGGATCCTGCTGCTGGCCAGAGGCGGAGGCGACGACGACGTTCGCGCCGAACCGTGGGTCCCCCGCTCCCGCAGTCATGTGGTGACCTTCCCCGCCGACCTGACCGACGTCGACGACATCGCCGCGGCGGTGGCACAGTTGGCGGACGCCACCACTGACGAGGTGGTCGCGGCGGGTCGCGTGGTCACCAGGGTGGCCGTCACCGTGCGCACCAGCACCTTCCACACCCGCACCAAGATCCGCACGCTGCCGGCGCCCAGCGTGGACAAACACCTGATCGGCCAGACCGCCGGCACACTGCTGGCCCAGTTCCCGCTGGACCGGCCGACCCGACTGGTCGGGGTGCGCCTGGAACTGCAGATGCCTCCGTAG
- a CDS encoding AAA family ATPase has protein sequence MLQIVAIRGYRSLRDIVVPLRQLTVVTGANGTGKSSLYRALKLLADCGRGDVVGSLAREGGLQSALWAGPENTAAARRTGTVQGTTRTRSVSLEMGYAADDFGYLVDLGLPQMAGIKSVFTRDPEIKREAVFVGAAPRPNSTLVRRGGPLAETRAASGRGFDVLTKSLPTYHSVLSEFTHPGELPEVAAVRDRLRSWRFYDGFRVDSAAPARRAHIGTRTPVLADDGGDLAAAVQTIIEAGFGDFAAAVADAFNGATVSVTVTDGLFDLAVQQTGMLRPLRAAELSDGTLRFLLWAAALLSPQPPSLMVLNEPETSLHPDLVRPLADLINAAARQTQVLVVTHSTTLLQYLDSTPVELVKDVGETLITGQTQLTAPAWDWGKR, from the coding sequence ATGTTGCAGATCGTGGCGATCCGCGGATATCGGTCCCTGCGGGACATCGTGGTTCCCCTGCGTCAGTTGACCGTCGTCACCGGCGCCAACGGCACCGGGAAGTCGTCGCTGTACCGCGCCCTGAAACTGCTGGCCGACTGCGGTCGCGGCGACGTCGTCGGGTCGCTGGCACGCGAGGGCGGGTTGCAGTCCGCGCTGTGGGCCGGGCCGGAGAACACCGCAGCAGCCCGTCGCACCGGGACGGTGCAGGGCACCACCCGCACCCGGTCGGTGTCTCTCGAAATGGGTTATGCCGCTGATGACTTCGGCTATCTGGTGGACCTGGGCCTGCCCCAGATGGCCGGCATCAAGTCGGTGTTCACCCGCGATCCGGAGATCAAGCGTGAGGCGGTGTTCGTCGGGGCCGCTCCGCGCCCCAACAGCACACTGGTGCGCCGCGGCGGGCCGCTGGCCGAGACCCGGGCCGCATCGGGACGAGGGTTCGATGTGCTGACCAAGAGCCTGCCCACCTATCACAGCGTGCTGTCGGAGTTCACGCACCCCGGCGAGCTCCCCGAAGTGGCGGCGGTACGAGATCGATTGCGGTCCTGGCGTTTCTACGACGGCTTCCGGGTCGACTCGGCTGCCCCCGCCCGCCGCGCACACATCGGTACCCGCACACCGGTGCTCGCCGATGACGGCGGTGATCTGGCCGCGGCGGTCCAGACCATCATCGAAGCGGGCTTCGGTGACTTCGCCGCAGCCGTGGCCGATGCGTTCAACGGCGCCACGGTCTCGGTCACCGTCACCGACGGGCTCTTCGACCTCGCGGTGCAGCAGACCGGAATGCTCCGGCCGCTGCGGGCCGCTGAACTCTCCGACGGCACCCTGCGGTTCCTGTTGTGGGCGGCGGCGCTGCTGAGCCCACAACCCCCGTCGCTGATGGTTCTCAATGAACCGGAGACGTCCCTGCATCCCGACCTCGTGCGTCCGTTGGCCGACCTGATCAACGCGGCGGCCCGTCAGACCCAGGTTCTGGTGGTCACGCACTCCACGACGTTGCTGCAGTATCTCGACAGCACCCCGGTGGAACTCGTCAAAGACGTCGGCGAGACCCTGATCACCGGTCAGACGCAGCTCACTGCTCCGGCCTGGGATTGGGGTAAGCGTTGA
- a CDS encoding SDR family oxidoreductase has product MAKFSGFSGKRCFLTGAASGIGRATALRLAAEGAELYLTDRNAEGLTQTVSDVRALGGQVRAHRALDISDYDAVAAFAAEIHAAHPAMDAVFNIAGVSAWGTVDRLSHQQWRSMIDINLMGPVHVIETFVPPMVAAKRGGHLVNVSSAAGLVALPWHAAYSASKYGLRGLSEVLRFDLAKYRIGVSVVVPGAVRTPLVDTVQIAGVDKDHPKVAPWVNRFSGHAVSPEHVAERILVGVRKNRFLVYTSPDIRALYMFKRVAWWPYSLAMRQVNSLFTRVLKPATAPALNAYPNPRPEQ; this is encoded by the coding sequence ATGGCGAAATTCTCCGGCTTCTCTGGCAAGCGTTGTTTCCTGACCGGAGCGGCCAGTGGGATCGGCCGCGCCACCGCCCTGCGGCTGGCGGCTGAGGGCGCCGAACTGTACCTGACCGACCGCAATGCCGAAGGTCTGACCCAGACGGTGTCCGACGTCCGCGCGCTCGGCGGGCAGGTGCGGGCCCACCGGGCCCTCGACATCTCCGATTACGACGCGGTGGCTGCCTTTGCCGCCGAGATCCACGCCGCGCACCCGGCCATGGACGCGGTGTTCAACATCGCCGGCGTCTCGGCCTGGGGGACCGTCGACCGGCTCAGTCATCAGCAGTGGCGGTCGATGATCGACATCAACCTGATGGGCCCGGTGCACGTCATCGAGACCTTTGTGCCACCCATGGTGGCCGCCAAGCGCGGCGGGCACCTGGTGAACGTCTCCTCGGCGGCCGGGCTGGTGGCTTTGCCGTGGCACGCGGCCTACAGCGCCAGCAAGTACGGCCTGCGCGGGTTGTCCGAGGTGCTGCGGTTCGACCTGGCGAAGTACCGCATCGGGGTGTCGGTGGTGGTGCCGGGTGCGGTGCGCACCCCGCTGGTCGACACGGTGCAGATCGCCGGGGTGGACAAGGACCACCCGAAGGTGGCGCCCTGGGTGAACCGATTCTCCGGCCACGCGGTGTCCCCGGAGCACGTGGCCGAGCGAATCCTGGTGGGCGTCAGGAAGAATCGATTCCTGGTGTACACCTCACCCGATATCCGCGCGTTGTACATGTTCAAGCGGGTGGCCTGGTGGCCCTACAGTCTCGCAATGCGCCAGGTGAATTCGCTGTTCACCCGGGTGCTCAAACCGGCCACCGCCCCCGCGCTCAACGCTTACCCCAATCCCAGGCCGGAGCAGTGA
- a CDS encoding cytochrome P450: MPATINTSDYLIDQAKRRLTPTLNNMPGLGTVEKRLRDHDFKQFVLAEPPAGSDLKPVMGDSGVPILGHMIETFRGGPEYLLQVYKKFGPLHYAYSPALPAVVALGPDATQAVFSNRNKDFSQKGWDPVIGPFFNRGLMMLDFEEHMFHRRIMQEAFTRSRLSGYVEHIDKVASHVIANDWVENDPRFLFYPAVKELTLDIASVVFMGHEPGSDKELVTKVNDAFTMTTRAGGAIIRTPLPPFKWWRGLQARKVLDTYFEERVKERRRSEGTDMLTVLCHTEDEDGNSFSDQDIVNHMIFLMMAAHDTSTSTLTTMAYHLAANQDWQDRCRDECDRLGDGPLDIEALDKLETLDLVINESLRLVTPLPFNVRSTVRDTELLGHFIPANTNIVTWPSVNHHLPELWTDPEKFDPDRFAEPRNEHKQHRYAFAPFGGGAHKCIGMVFGQLEIKTVMHRLLRRYRLEPPRPGYRSRLDYGGMPVPMDGMPITLRPLY; encoded by the coding sequence ATGCCAGCCACCATCAACACTTCCGACTACCTGATCGACCAGGCCAAGCGCCGCTTGACGCCCACGCTGAACAACATGCCCGGACTGGGCACGGTGGAGAAGCGGCTGCGCGATCACGACTTCAAGCAGTTCGTTCTCGCCGAGCCGCCGGCGGGCAGCGACCTCAAGCCGGTGATGGGCGACTCGGGCGTGCCGATCCTGGGGCACATGATCGAGACGTTCCGCGGCGGCCCGGAGTACCTGCTGCAGGTGTACAAGAAGTTCGGCCCCCTGCACTACGCCTACTCCCCGGCTCTGCCCGCCGTCGTGGCACTCGGACCCGACGCCACCCAGGCGGTGTTCTCCAACCGCAACAAGGACTTCTCGCAGAAGGGCTGGGATCCGGTCATCGGCCCGTTCTTCAACCGCGGCCTGATGATGCTCGATTTCGAAGAGCACATGTTCCACCGCCGGATCATGCAAGAGGCGTTCACCCGCTCCCGGCTGTCCGGGTACGTCGAGCACATCGACAAGGTGGCCTCGCACGTCATCGCCAACGACTGGGTGGAGAACGATCCGCGCTTCCTGTTCTACCCGGCGGTCAAGGAACTGACGCTCGACATCGCGTCGGTGGTGTTCATGGGCCACGAACCGGGCAGCGACAAAGAACTGGTGACCAAGGTCAACGACGCCTTCACCATGACCACCCGCGCCGGCGGCGCCATCATCCGCACTCCGCTGCCGCCGTTCAAGTGGTGGCGCGGGCTGCAGGCACGCAAGGTGCTCGACACCTACTTCGAGGAGCGGGTCAAAGAACGGCGCCGGTCCGAGGGCACCGACATGCTCACGGTGTTGTGCCACACCGAGGACGAAGACGGCAACAGCTTCAGCGATCAGGACATCGTGAACCACATGATCTTCCTGATGATGGCCGCGCACGACACATCGACGTCGACGCTGACCACCATGGCCTACCACCTGGCCGCCAACCAGGACTGGCAGGACCGGTGCCGCGATGAATGCGACCGCCTCGGCGACGGACCGCTGGACATCGAGGCTCTGGACAAGCTCGAGACCCTGGATCTGGTCATCAACGAGTCGTTGCGCCTGGTGACCCCGCTGCCATTCAACGTGCGTTCGACGGTGCGCGACACCGAACTGCTGGGCCATTTCATCCCGGCCAACACCAACATCGTCACCTGGCCGTCGGTCAATCACCACCTGCCCGAGCTGTGGACGGACCCGGAGAAGTTCGACCCGGACCGCTTCGCTGAACCGCGCAACGAGCACAAGCAGCACCGCTACGCGTTCGCCCCGTTCGGCGGCGGAGCCCACAAGTGCATCGGCATGGTGTTCGGCCAGCTCGAGATCAAGACCGTGATGCACCGCCTGCTGCGGCGCTACCGCCTGGAGCCGCCGCGCCCGGGTTACCGGTCCCGGCTGGACTACGGCGGCATGCCGGTGCCCATGGACGGCATGCCGATCACCTTGCGGCCGCTCTACTGA